atgtgtgtgggagGCGATTAAACATTAAACTGTGACATGATAGCTGCACTTACACTATGTACTTACTCGAGTAAACATTACTCAATACCATTCTCATGATACTGACTGTTGGCAAGGTGAACAGTAAACTCGTTACCTAATTAGATTTTATTAATACTGAGGGGACTGACATGGCTTTGGGTTAAGACGACTCTTAACGCGGCCTGTCACCTCTCTGAACGGCCCTACAGTATATGCAGACCAGTCGCCATATAATTCAATACCAAACCAACTTAAATTCTGATAACAGCTGTCATAAAGTGTGGCAATAACTCAACAAGGCTCCTCTTGTGTCGCTGCGTAAAAGCTGACTTGAGCTGGGACAATAGGTTGATTAATCAATGGACAGAAAATCAATCAGCAACAATTctgataatcgattaatcatttgAGTCACTTATAAAGtaaaaaatgccaaaacagtctctgattccagcttctacAGTGTGccgatttgctgcttttctccgTCTTACATGATACTGAActacatttttttgcattttgagcATTTGTTGGACATAAACTCACATTTAATGGCATCATTTTGGGGCTGTGGGAACCTGTGATGGCCATTAGTCACAGTTTTTGGACATTATATAGACAAAGCGACAAATTAAGAAAATGACTTAGCTGAAGCGCTAACGCTGAACATGCAGACAACACTGCTCTGGAAGAAAGTAGCTGTGATTGACAGTTGGATGCTCCTTTCTAACTAGACCAAAATCCAAAGGGAAAAAGtcaaatgaaagtgaaagtgagtGAACGTGTCCAAGTGTATAAATCATTTTGCTAAAGTCAGGATCATCTCAAAAAACCTGCAACAGTGATCCAGATTCACTAAAGGTTTGCACAGGTAGAGCAATAATAAATGACCAAAATTAGCATGCTAATCACTGAAGAATCATGTACCTGTATGTATATCTGATCATGTTTTCCCATTATATATTTACAAGCGATGCCGTGCTGAACAAGTCACACACAGCTTTGAAATACTCCCTTGAAAAATGCTGCAGTAAGAGTTGTCTGTTCGGTCACTGCTCCAATTATTGTTCAAGGCACATTACTGTCTCTTATCAAATCAGGAAGCAGTGGGGAAAAGGTTTTATATCCTGGAAACTCAAGACAGAAATGGAGGTTTATGGTGCAGAGATGCACGACTTAATGGATTAGTCCTTCGACTAAAATAAGAGTGCCGGAAATTTGCAGTACAGGAGGGCTGATTGTTCGCTCAGTGCTCTTTTTCCAAGGGACACAAATGAATCTACAGAACATGATGTgacttaaatgaaagctgaaaaTGCACTCAAGTAACAGGTGCAATGAAATCGGACGATTGCCCTTGCGATGCAGTCTTAGTGAATCTGGACCTGAGTTTATTGATAATCAAGTAACTTTTTCTTCTGGAAGTTAAGAGGTAAAATAAAAGACGTACACCCTGAACTGTGgtttaaagaagaagaagaaggagaagaaaaaggtAACCATTTGAAATGGCAACGGACCCGCTTTCACATGGTGCATAGACCCAAATGCATATACAAGTTTGACAAACTGAGCTGTGGTTTAAGGAGCAGACAGCATTTTCAGAAACCAGAGTTTTATCATGGGTTGGCTGGCTACATGGAGCTGTTGGCTTTGGTCTACCAAGTAGTCTGACTGCAACACAAGATGAAGCGCAGCGATCTGGcgacacaaaattaaataaaaatgattttaaaacttAAATGCTGTGGTTCTTTCCCATGGTATGGCATCTGTTGTTGTCCATTTTAGTCAATAGATTACACTGGGGGTTGTATTGTTTAGCCAAGGGTGGCACACGATGACATACAGACTGGTACAAGTGTATAGTGGGTGTGTGTAACCAGAGTTTGCACGTCTGTCAGGTATAAGAACAGGCAGTTCTTCCATGTTTTGTGGTCTGGGCTGTGGGCTGTATTCCAGTGCTGTACAGTGGGGGCAGGGGCAtgcatctggaaaaaaaaatgcatgcacttTGGGGAGGAAAGCCTCGAGTCTACTCCTGATCCATGCTCTAAATTTTCAGCTCCAGGTTTTGGCTCAGACATTTAACAACAAAGACATAATCTTTCAGTCACGCAGTCACTTCTGCAGCATCACGTCTCTTCAGTTCCCCCTCGTCACATCCGTGCCATCATGAGAAAAGCAACTATTAGTCCTGCAGTCTTTGACAGAGGAATATTTTTTAACCACTGCACTTGGCGTGAAGAGCTTGTTTGAAAGGATGATCAACAGAGGGTGTCAATGCAACATGGAGCTGAATGCGACTGAAGGAAGAGGAAACAATAAggtcctccacacacacaccgtcctgctgctgggtAATGATGATGTGTACATGTCATCCAATTTCATACTAGAGTtcttttaccaaaaaaaaaaaaacactgttcgTTTTGGAGGACAACTCCAAAGGAAGTTAAAGGGggagaaatgttaaaaaaaagtgctcctGTTGGTTGCAAATGGAGTCCAGAATGGAGGGAGACATGAGCAGAGGTTGGGACAGAGATAATTCCAGTCTTGGTCTGGACAgcggatagatagatagatagatagaggaTCACTCTTCCATGATGTTTTTGCCCTTAAATCCCCGTGTTTTTGCCATCTTCTAGCCCAGTGTCACATCCTTACAGGTTGTAATGGGATGACAAGAACAGATTGGTGAGGAGTCCAGGCACGTTGCCAAGCCATGGATGACTGAATCCATGGCAAGATCACATCGAGCCCAGGCTAGGCTAAAGTATGTGGCAAGCTGGAAGGAGAAAGAGGACTCGAATTTTTCAGTGAAGGTCTCAGCACTATTAGAGCCCAGCGAGTGGTTTAATTTGCACAAACACTCCTCTATAACTTGGGTTCAATGGAGGGGGCCAGGAGCCTTTAAgttcccacctcacaggtgttgTCCAGGGGGTAGATCAGGTGGGCTGAGGGTTCAGGGTCGAGGTGTGGGCCTGGGCCGGCTGGTGGCTTTGGGCTGGTTGATCTCTGGCAGCAGTCGAATGTGGCTGGATCATAGTAGGGGCTCGAAAGgctgaagagggagagaggtggggGTCAAACTGAGATTCAACAGTGGCTGTATCCATTAGTTAGCACATAAAGCTTTGCGAAAATGAGCTTCTTGGGCTGTaccaaatgttattttttttgtattacaccctacaaaaaaaagaaaaaaaaatccacaaacaAAATACTTTACATTTAACCGAATTAAATGAGTTAGTCTTTTATATAAAATCAACTttcttaaatgaataaatgtaatttatggtaCTGTTAGATGTCGTTAGTTGTCGCCGCATTGATACAGGTGCATGCCTCCCTTTGATGCATGAACCAGAGGCAACAACGGTTGTTTTTGAAAGGCTAGATGGCAACAAATATGGATTGATGCAGAATATTTTCCTGGATGTAATCATATCTGAAAttcacaatgtttttttatacatttttttaaaaatatattttgacttttgaaCTGTACAACAATCTGGAGATGTTGAAAATGTTAGGATCACACGAGTTGGAAAAAATGCTACACAGCCACCCCTGGAATCTTATTCTACAAATAGCATGATATTAGAGTAGCCTATCTTTGTCTAAAACTTAACAGAAATAACCCAAAAAGCTGCACAGGATTTGACTGTCAATTTTATGAATGAAGCTGCGAACTAATCGGTACAGCCCTATGAGCTTCTTCTACCTGTGTGATACTTTTCTCTGCATAtggatgattaaaaaaaaatgtacctaCCTGCTTCCGCTGGTTGAGGCTCACCCGCACCGTCACTTTCCTGCGGGAGGAGAGGAAGGTACCCACGTTACCCTTATATCAAACACTCCATTACAGCAAATCAAATTTCTACTCTGATTATCTTTAAACCCAGTTGGACAAAATCACTTTCATCATACAGGTTATCTGCAGGTTTTGGAAAGCTAGTTTCAAAACCTCTACAGTTTCAAAttcaagcaaaataaaaactgaaaattctGATGATTTCTGATAAACACATCTGAGGTTTTAAACTGCTGTTTAAAACAGTTTGGTTATGCAGACAGATGCATATTAAAAAACCTTTCTGTGATAAACTTCAAGTGGACATGCAGTGCGAAGAAACTTAATTCTGAAGGAATATCTGCCAACTGTAACACCGATATAACTTCTTCAGGTTTATCTCTACATGATGAAAGCTGAGAAAAAATATATCATTAAATGATCTAACACAAGCAGTACAATTAATAGTTACAATACACATAACAGTACAGCATAAACAGGCTGAAGCTACAGTAATTAATCCAGCCGTGCTTATTTTCTGGCAGCAATTGAAGCAAACAGTACAGTTTAATCTAACACTGACAACAAGCATATAGAAACAACATGCAGGTAAAGAGGACTCCAGTGATGTGATGGATGGTGCAGTACAGTGGTTAACGGACAGCACGAGTGGTTTGGTTATGAGTGAGTGAGGAATCAGTGATGAGCCACACACAGCCAGCTGACAAACACGGACGAGCAACACCAAGGATGAAAGACAACGACGACGTGACACATAATTCAGACGAGGCGGCTCTTACGAGTCATTTCGACTCTGGCAGGGTCTCTCCGGGGTTTTCTTCCCCCGCTGGACTGCCCGCTGTCGGCGAGTGGGGCTCAGGAGGTGGAGGCATGGGCATTGGCAGGGGGATGGGCTGACTCTGGCCTTCTGGGTTTTCTGGACCCAGATCAGATTTGGGCTGGCCTATGATTACTGTGTAACCTGTGAGATTGGAGCATGAAAACACGAATCCTGCAGCGTGAGAGGATGGTAAATTCACGGGTGAAGTTACAGGAAGCATTTAGGGTTGGTTACAGCATTACTCTCAACATGGATCTTCTTACAGATACTGTTTCAACATTAATAGATGTGAAGTTAGTCAAGTTGCTGTGATATTACTGGATTTATGGTGACAATATGCAGATTCTCAAAGAAGAAATAACAGCATGTGGAGCGACTGGCGcagaaactaaaaataaaatgggTTCTTGTATTAGAATAAAACATGTGTCTGTCTTGATAACAGGAAAATGACTGTTCAGTCAACCAtcatgtctgtgtttgacaCGTCCTTTATTCTCATGCTGCTTGCACCACCTTAAACAACTTGATGTAGTATTTTGCTTTGCATTCTATTACATCACTGTGTACTCTACTAAATGAATAGGTAGGTTTTATATGCATCTTTTCTTAGCTGAAGGTATTTGTAATAATCTTAATTATTTCatcttgttttatgttttattttttttgtcaatgaagACCACCTGCAAAAATTGCCTCAGTATATCACTTCCTAAATCAAAAACTGTGACAGATGTGCACGAGTCTTGCAATGTGTCCAAAATGCTTCTGTTCTTTAACATAGCGCTCAAAGATTTTGACATCGTCGGCTACattgtgacacatttttttaatccagggaaaacaaatgtgtatttttcttgCTAGAAACACCAAAGTTCTCACTCAACAAACAAGAGTAGAAGAACAAgtccaacaacaacagacaagtCTAAAGCTATCCACCTCCCACTCTAGACTCCATTAAGTGcccaaacaaaagaagaagctgagttaTGAAAGACCAAGATTATTAATAGTACTCATAATTTTGACAGCCAGGAGCATAACATTTTCCTTTCTTTACTTGGGCTGCAGCAACATCAGGGATCTCCAGGAACtgaaatgtttgactttttttggtACACTAAATCCCAGTTGTAGCAGCAGCAAGACAGCTTAACTGAAATAACTGTTTTAGTCAGACCTTTTCCATAATCTGTTGAGTTCACAGGGTTGTTTTCTAAACAGTGCTACAAAGGGCAGTTTTACCCAGGGTAGATACAATGCGATAAAAGTAACAAactctttctttcccttcttttgtttgttgcaGACACTGTGTTACTGTCTATCTGTTAGAGAAGTGATGCTTCACATTGTTCACTTTTCTTCACATTGCATGTTTTAACACTACTGGTAACTTCAGAACAACAGAGTTAAACAGTGACCATTATTACAGTGAGAAATAATTTCTTAATTACATGCAAATGTTTACTACGTGTACGTTTGTCAAGGAACAAAGTCGCAAATTACACCTGAGCACATTAATTCACATAACATAAAGTCTGAAATTTAATAAATCTGGACAATGTCGTTATTTATAGTCACATATAATGTACACTACAACAAATGGTTAATGGAGCGTGTACTGTGTCCTGGATGTACAGTCATCAATCACAAAGCAAAATGATGCAATAGTGTGCAtcaacatataaaaacaaacaaaacaaaccaacaacaatCCAGAAAGAAGAATATTTACAACATCAGTGTCGTCAAGACCTGAGAGCCTAAAACTAAGTGAAAGTGGAAGGAGTattcctgcattcaaaaccttacttaagtaaaagtatgtgaGTACTATCATAAAATGTAGTTAAATTAtacaaagtaaaagtatttaatgtgcagtaaaatgtttcctcagtcagtgttttactgttaCAGCTGatatttttggattaatattgctgctgcattaatgtgtatgttgcattttactgctgtagatgtttaaggttgtgcttattttaactcctttatataTTGTTgtgtagtttaatctacagcatcatattctataagatcatcatatgtttgtagcctggctgtcctgtgagaaccacgtatctctaaaaagtcaacttttcatggtgtcagaaaaacagccctgttttcagctttgtgacgatgcatttcccagctgatccaagagggatttaaagagtttatttagccTAAGAAGTAGTACGATTTTCTCAACACacaaaggaacacttcatcctccagtttatcacaaacatttaaaatcaacacatctgaaaaaactttaatttgtaaagtaactaatgctgtcagataaatgtagtggagcagaAAATACAATCGTTACCTCTGAGATGTGGTGGAGTGGAAGTGTAAAGCTGCATTAAATTGAGATACTCAAGTAAACTGCAAGTACCTCaatttgtacttgagtacagtacttgagtaaattcacttagttactttccaccaccaCTGTAACCATGTGAAACTCCCTCTCACCTCCATCCTGCTCCGCTTTGATTTGGGCCTCCAGGTCTTCGGGGTCGACATACTGGTAGTTTTCGTCATCGTCGGGTGGTTTACACTTCCCGCAGcagaaacaacagcagcagcaacagcagcagcaggtgaacATCGTGCAGCACAGGACCAGACCCTGCAGGGGGAAACACAATTTAAGCCATATGAGAGCAAACATGGGGATCTATTAGAATGTTGGGATGACAATTAATCTAATCCTCTAAATCAGGTTAGAAATACAGTTTTGTACAGGAAACTGTCCTGGCATATCTAGgattcatgcatgtgtgtgagatgtATGAGGACAAAAAAGCAGAAGGTACTTTATAATCTTGATTTATAACAGTAATATAAGGTTCTCACATGGGATAAGGCAGAAAATAAACCTAGGAATCCTAGTTTCAAATTCAAAGAGTCATGAAAAGTTTGCCATGGATATTTTTCACTTCATAATTTAGTGAAACAAATTTTTAGAGGAAAAGAATGTACAAAATACCATAAAACTCTTGCTGAACGACATTATCCGACACATTATAAACGGTAAAAAGGTAGTATTTATTGGTGGCTTATTGCACTAGATTGTATGGGTGTTAGTGCTATTATGTTAACCACATGTATGTGAACGCATTAATGCTGTGCAAATAATCCCTTCTTTCAAAATCTGCATCACAGTGAGCCAACAACAGTCTCAATATTACAGTAGCAGCTTAAAAAAATAGTTAAATGTAGCACACACTGTCGCTTATTTATGCACAAGTAACAACTTTACAATCAGTATAGACTGTAAACAAGGCAGAGCACAAACCTTAAACCACCACTTGGACATGAGGAAGTAATATTTGACGCTCTCCTCTCCGAACTGTTCCGACACGTAAAGGCCCATGGAGCCATACTCGTCATAGATCTTCCTCTTGGTCTCATCATTTAAAATAGAGTTGGCGTTGTTAATCTCCTTAAACTTCTCCGCTGCCTCCGGGTTGTCTGGGTTCTTATCTGGGTGGTACTTCAACGCTAGTTTCCTgacaggagaaaaagaaaagaaaaagcacaCAGGAAATCAAATGATGCAAATGATGAAAGTGAGGCAGAGGAAAAGTGTCTGAGTAAAGGAAGGAAGGCTCAGGttgagattttatttatttaaggatTTTTCTATCTTCAGTTTATTAATGGATGGATAGTTTATAATCAGTCATTTTTATGGTCTATTAAAAGGAGAGTATttgagtaaaaaacaaaaacaaattatagctgctgcgcagcgatgggtcgggtccgggctaTTTTTGGCAaatttaggcaattctgagcaactaACAGGAGAATACGAAGACAAGACAGTTGACAACAATGTCCATTTTGGACCACTTGAGGCTTGAACCCACAACTTCTGGAACCAAAGACTGTCATCCatcgctctgagctaattggcaagtggcaatacaacagtggcttcacaaattgagtaagccattcactgttgtgcaggcagatttgaaaccactgtaaaaaattcagttatcaagacaaaaatctgaaaatacacatattgcagcatggagatgttggtaatttgtttttaaaagtgattgatttgctccataagtgaataactgatgtttaaaaatgcttcTTGCATTGACTGCAATTATTCACATGAGAGCAGAATTCAAAATGTtctcaaaaattcagttttttaggtaaaattctgatatttgtcaaacatcatctaccatgactctaaaaaatgttcaattttttcatgaacattgaagatttatttatcaatttgcaggtatatgtttacagtagtgttcacagtcaaacattttcatgcactgtaggcaaaaattgtgggaggagataggtttttataagttttacagtttaaaaaaaaacagagtgatggacttcataatttttaataggtttaaatgtacaaaagtttctttagtattggggctacagtttgatgaaagtgtGAAGTTCTAGcaggttgatttgttatgaattttcaatgttttgaactttagatgcttgctgtagcgccaccatcaggactattggcttgggTTTACAGCTGAGGtaatctggcatgagactggacctttgtgcaaaatttggtTAGCTTTCGCCCATGGTCCGGTCCAagctatttgtttttatttaatttagaggcttgctgtgatgccaccatcaggacaattgtcttgtgtttcatgTTGAGGACATCTGACATTTTgatctgtcatcatcatcatcacccttGCTGGGTCTCGAACCCACAACCCCTGACACCAAGAACCAGCTCCTaactcactgagctaattggctgGAAGCGAGACCTGCTGTGTAGCTTCATTTGTCGACTCAGGGAGTCACTGTCCGGGCAGCTGTTGTCAAGGCAGATTTcaaaaatggtcaaaatgtcagaaattctGTTACCTGAACAAAAATCTGATAATACATAAATTGCATCTTGACAGCATGGAAATGTTggtgatttgtttttaactctAAGTGTTTTGCTTCATAAGAGAAaatctgatgtttaaaaatgccactCTTACATTGACTCCAGTTGTTCCCATGAGAGCAGAATTCAAAATGTtctcaaaaattcagtttttgagataaaattctgatatttgccAAACTTCATCAACCATGACTCCAAAATATTCTCAATTTTTTTCAGGAagattgaaaatgtatttagcaagaatttgatagtatatgtttacagtactgtttacagtcaaacattttgatgcactgtaggcttaatttttgataaatcaaaaatccgAGAAACAAGTTTTGTGGAGGACGGTCTGAAGATGCTCTCTAGCAAGTTTGGTgacaattgagcaaaaattgtgggaggagataggttttataagttttacagtttttgaaaaaaactgagtgatggacttcataatttgtaATGAGTTTAAGTGGACTAAAGTTTCagcagtattggggctacagtttggtGAAAGTTTCAAAACTGTAGCATGTACTGTTGa
The sequence above is drawn from the Epinephelus moara isolate mb chromosome 12, YSFRI_EMoa_1.0, whole genome shotgun sequence genome and encodes:
- the dnajc5ga gene encoding dnaJ (Hsp40) homolog, subfamily C, member 5 gamma a isoform X2, coding for MAEPNPSRPQRKMSTAGESVYKVLGLEKGATAEDIKKAYRKLALKYHPDKNPDNPEAAEKFKEINNANSILNDETKRKIYDEYGSMGLYVSEQFGEESVKYYFLMSKWWFKGLVLCCTMFTCCCCCCCCCFCCGKCKPPDDDENYQYVDPEDLEAQIKAEQDGGK
- the dnajc5ga gene encoding dnaJ (Hsp40) homolog, subfamily C, member 5 gamma a isoform X1, which codes for MAEPNPSRPQRKMSTAGESVYKVLGLEKGATAEDIKKAYRKLALKYHPDKNPDNPEAAEKFKEINNANSILNDETKRKIYDEYGSMGLYVSEQFGEESVKYYFLMSKWWFKGLVLCCTMFTCCCCCCCCCFCCGKCKPPDDDENYQYVDPEDLEAQIKAEQDGGYTVIIGQPKSDLGPENPEGQSQPIPLPMPMPPPPEPHSPTAGSPAGEENPGETLPESK